A portion of the Calliphora vicina chromosome 5, idCalVici1.1, whole genome shotgun sequence genome contains these proteins:
- the zda gene encoding peptidyl-prolyl cis-trans isomerase FKBP8: MMDAEKSSNSSFEDLSNLNEADMKTASEALLDKERLATDGGEAAAPVDSDSDSGAPASVGDEEPCDVLGNGQLIKRVIKKAKVEKKPQRGELVTISFTGKLDDGTVVEKEDNFQVHVGDYEIVQGLDIVVPLMNIGEVAEVKIDPRFAYGSLGLKNEKEPELSIPPEATITYEVHLNDSTYEDFADLKTFDIRKKYGTRKKERANFWYNRSEFSTAIQLYRRALEYLDNRDGDPDSDIGKEDIELSNTELQTLLDDRLIVYNNLAMAQIKISAFDAALQSVEHVLRCQPNNSKALYRKGRILEGKGDTKGAITLLQKAATLEPESRAIQQDLAKLIIKARREEHNEKEMYQKMLGQAKKLEQKNKQPQKQQTVESSKLKLLGYLMGSILIGVAGVAMYRYKY; this comes from the exons atgatgGATGCAGAAAAATCAAGCAATAGTTCTTTTGAGGATCTTTCGAATCTTAATGAGGCTGATATGAAGACAGCTTCAGAAGCGTTATTGGATAAGGAAAGACTTGCCACTGATGGCGGCGAAGCAGCTGCACCTGTAGATTCAGACAGTGACAGTGGTGCTCCTGCTTCCGTGGGTGATGAAGAGCCCTGCGATGTTTTGGGTAATGGCCAGTTAATAAAACGTGTTATAAAGAAGGCAAAGGTTGAGAAAAAACCCCAACGTGGTGAATTGGTGACAATTAGTTTTACTGGTAAACTAGATGATGGGACTGTTGTGGAAAAAGAAGACAACTTTCAAGTACATGTAGGAGATTATGAG ATCGTACAAGGTCTAGATATAGTTGTACCTTTAATGAATATTGGTGAAGTGGCCGAAGTTAAGATTGATCCTCGTTTTGCCTATGGTTCATTGggattgaaaaatgaaaaagaacCTGAATTAAGCATTCCTCCAGAAGCAACA atAACATATGAAGTGCATTTAAACGATTCTACATATGAAGATTTCGCTGACTTGAAAACATTTGATATACGCAAAAAATACGG CACACGTAAAAAGGAACGTGCAAACTTTTGGTACAATCGCAGTGAATTTAGTACTGCCATACAATTATACAGACGCGCTTTAGAATATTTAGATAATCGTGATGGCGATCCAGATTCTGATATTGGCAAAGAAGATATTGAG ttgtcCAACACTGAGTTACAGACCCTGTTAGACGATCGATTAATTGTCTATAATAATTTGGCAATGGCACAAATCAAAATATCGGCTTTTGATGCTGCCTTGCAATCGGTGGAACATGTATTACGCTGTCAACCCAACAACTCGAAGGCTTTGTATAGAAAAGGCAGA ATTCTGGAAGGCAAAGGTGATACAAAGGGAGCCATTACCCTATTACAGAAAGCTGCTACTTTAGAACCAGAAAGTAGAGCAATACAGCAG gATTTGGCCAAGCTAATTATTAAGGCAAGACGCGAAGAGCACAATGAAAAagaaatgtatcaaaaaatgctgGGCCAGGCTAagaaattggaacaaaaaaataaacaacctCAAAAACAACAAACTGTTGAAAGTTCCAAA CTAAAATTATTAGGCTACTTAATGGGTTCCATACTGATCGGTGTTGCCGGCGTGGCTATGTATCGTTATAAATACTGA
- the bic gene encoding transcription factor BTF3 homolog 4, translating into MNAEKLKKLQAQVRIGGKGTPRRKKKIVHSTPATDDKKLQSSLKKLSVNTIPGIEEVNIIKHDGTVIHFNNPKAQASLPTNTFAITGHGENKSISEMLPGILTQLGPQDITQLKKIASELANKSGAAAAGAAGSAANAGDDDVPDLVENFEEVAIGAAKPAAETAEAAKKPEEIPVA; encoded by the coding sequence ATGAACGCCGAAAAATTGAAGAAGTTGCAAGCGCAAGTGCGCATTGGTGGTAAGGGTACTCCTCGTCGTAAGAAGAAGATTGTGCACTCCACCCCCGCTACAGATGATAAGAAATTGCAATCATCGTTGAAAAAGTTATCGGTTAACACCATACCCGGCATTGAGGAGGTCAACATTATTAAACATGATGGTACCGTAATCCACTTCAACAACCCCAAGGCTCAAGCTTCTTTGCCCACCAATACCTTCGCCATTACTGGTCATGGAGAGAACAAATCGATTTCGGAAATGTTACCAGGTATTTTAACACAATTGGGTCCCCAAGACATCACACAATTGAAAAAGATTGCTAGTGAATTGGCTAACAAGAGTGGTGCCGCTGCTGCTGGTGCTGCCGGTTCAGCCGCCAATGCTGGTGATGATGATGTACCCGACTTGGTAGAAAATTTCGAAGAAGTCGCTATTGGTGCCGCTAAACCCGCTGCTGAGACTGCTGAAGCTGCCAAAAAACCAGAAGAAATTCCAGTGGCTTAG
- the LOC135960057 gene encoding hydroxysteroid dehydrogenase-like protein 2, whose protein sequence is MQNNGSLKGKTLFITGASRGIGKAIALKAARDGANVVIAAKTADPHPKLAGTIYTAAEEIEKAGGKALACIVDVRNEEQVKSAVKAAVHKFGGIDILINNASAISLTGTLDTEMKRYDLMHNINTRGTFLVSKECLPYLLKSKHGHILNISPPLSMKAMWFGNHVAYTIAKYGMSMCVLGMAEEFKDRNVAVNALWPQTAIHTAAIEMLNGPDSSKYARKPDIMADAAYAILCKAPSHAATGQFYIDEEVLHKEGIRDFKQYACDPSNADNLQQDFFLDNVVSKL, encoded by the exons ATGCAAAATAACGGTAGTTTAAAAGGCAAGACCTTATTTATTACGGGTGCGTCTAGAGGTATTGGCAAGGCTATAGCGTTAAAAGCCGCTCGTGATGGTGCCAATGTTGTGATTGCAGCTAAAACTGCTGATCCCCATCCCAAATTGGCTGGAACAATTTACACAGCTGCCGAAGAAA ttGAAAAGGCTGGTGGCAAGGCTTTGGCTTGTATTGTAGATGTTCGTAATGAAGAACAAGTAAAGTCTGCTGTTAAGGCTGCCGTGCATAAATTTGGTGGCATTGATATTCTAATAAACAATGCTAGTGCCATTTCATTGACTGGTACTCTGGATACTGAAATGAAACGTTATGACCTTATGCATAATATAAATACCCGAGGAACATTTTTGGT aTCCAAGGAATGTTTACCATATTTATTGAAAAGTAAACATGGCCACATCTTAAACATTTCTCCACCTTTAAGTATGAAAGCTATGTGGTTTGGTAATCATGTTGCTTATACTATTGCCAAATATGGCATGTCAATGTGCGTTTTGGGTATGGCCGAAGAGTTCAAAGATCGCAACGTGGCTGTCAATGCTTTGTGGCCACAAACGGCTATTCATACAGCAGCTATTGAAATGCTAAATGGGCCTGATAGTTCTAAATATGCACGTAAACCGGATATTATGGCAGATGCCGCTTATGCTATACTTTGTAAAGCTCCTTCTCATGCTGCTACTGGTCAATTCTATATTGATGAGGAGGTTTTGCACAAGGAGGGAATTCGTGATTTCAAACAATATGCCTGTGATCCATCTAATGCTGATAATTTGCAACAAGATTTCTTTTTGGATAATGTAGTATcaaagttgtaa
- the LOC135961966 gene encoding tRNA (adenine(37)-N6)-methyltransferase: MIENEAEYLKTQLTVARNEINKLRHQVRSLQHKQRKDIDSIDRLLKNYRCEGCRQLENNHNQNDANISSPTSTTLTIRNPADTTDVISMTPETTTSSSLAAENSHKDTFRPIGIIRTCFPEKRAVPRQSSVGGRLRGVIELNSDLFTNPEHALDGLDEYSHMWVIYHFHKNTSHPKAKVAPPRLGGERVGVFATRSPHRPCPIGLSLVEIERIESSFISFYGTDMVDGTPVLDIKPFIPFYDSPITMETGRSSTGPCEPSSDFYNFRQEPDGEESELELMGATSLVQTPINFTPHSTPPPQAVKVPAWVQAPHRLTVAFNERAETQLQTLNVHKQCIIDILEADPRSVYLRTKYNSQIFTFQLSEVTVTCKFDDKNSMVTVLQIRPTEHLQDVNNEMLSPHSCGEGNE, translated from the exons atgatAGAAAATGAAgcagaatatttaaaaacacaattgaCAGTAGCAcgtaatgaaattaataaattacg ACATCAAGTACGAAGTCTGCAGCATAAACAACGCAAGGATATCGACAGCATAGACcgtttgttgaaaaattatcgCTGTGAAGGTTGTCGTCAATTGGAAAACAATCATAATCAAAATGATGCAAACATCAGTAGTCCCACATCCACGACCTTGACCATCAGAAACCCAGCAGACACAACAGATGTAATATCAATGACACCagaaacaacaacatcatcatcattagcGGCAGAGAATTCACATAAG GATACTTTTCGTCCCATTGGCATTATACGTACATGTTTCCCCGAAAAACGAGCCGTACCCAGACAATCCAGTGTAGGCGGACGTTTGCGTGGGGTTATTGAATTAAATAGTGATTTATTTACAAATCCCGAACATGCTCTTGATGGTTTGGATGAGTATTCACACATGTGGGTGATATATCATTTTCATAAGAATACTTCTCATCCGAAAGCTAAGGTAGCACCGCCTCGTTTGGGTGGAGAACGTGTGGGTGTATTTGCTACACGTTCACCACATCGCCCGTGTCCAATTGGTCTTTCACTGGTGGAGATTGAAAGAATCGAATCGTCATTCATAAGTTTTTATGGCACTGATATGGTAGATGGTACACCAGTTTTAGATATTAAACCATTCATACCATTTTATGATTCACCGATAACTATGGAAACAG GTCGCTCATCAACTGGTCCTTGTGAGCCTTCATcggatttttataattttcgccaGGAACCCGATGGTGAAGAATCTGAATTGGAATTAATGGGTGCCACATCTTTAGTTCAAACCCCAATAAACTTTACCCCCCATTCCACGCCACCACCACAAGCTGTTAAAGTACCCGCATGGGTACAAGCGCCTCATCGTTTAACGGTGGCATTCAATGAACGAGCCGAAACCCAATTACAAACATTAAATGTACATAAGCAGTGTATCATAGACATTCTAGAGGCCGATCCACGTTCGGTTTATTTGCGTACAAAATacaattcacaaatttttacatttcaatTAAGCGAAGTAACTGTAACCTGTAAATTTGATGACAAAAACTCAATGGTAACAGTTCTACAAATACGACCAACTGAACATTTGCAAGATGTCAACAATGAGATGCTATCACCACATTCGTGTGGTGAAGGCAACGAATAG
- the Atg10 gene encoding ubiquitin-like-conjugating enzyme ATG10 gives MSAIDTLTWAEFSKESLEFLDISKQLDDTWSWEVKNAEVEGQSYLRYTKKLTHPLSQELIQIEYHIVYSISYQVPMLYLQAYANDGKPMSLENVWTIFQHDQDTKYSREDMLSILTQMDHPIYFRPFICLHPCRTSEILAATPKSCNRVLTFISVMGPYMQLKLDNRYGLHYQDKSNEE, from the exons ATGTCAGCCATTGATACATTAACATGGGCTGAATTCTCTAAAGAGTCCTTAGAGTTTTTGGATATCTCAAAACAACTGGATGATACTTGGAGCTGGGAAGtaaag aatgcTGAAGTTGAAGGCCAGTCTTACCTTAggtatacaaaaaaacttacacaTCCCTTAAGCCAAGAATTAATACAAATCGAATATCATATTGTGTATTCGATATCCTATCAGGTGCCCATGTTGTATTTACAAGCATATGCGAATG ATGGTAAACCCATGTCCCTGGAAAACGTATGGACTATATTCCAACATGACCAAGACACAAAATATTCTAGAGAAGATATGTTGTCCATCTTAACACAAATGGATCATCCTATATATTTCCGGCCCTTTATATGTTTACATCCTTGTCGTACTTCGGAGATTTTGGCAGCTACTCCAAAAAGCTGCAATCGTGTTTTAACATTTATAAGCGTTATGGGTCCCTATATGCAATTGAAATTGGATAATAGATATGGTTTGCACTATCAAGATAAATCGAATGAAGAATAA